The following coding sequences are from one Geodermatophilus normandii window:
- a CDS encoding YunG family protein, which produces MPTLDEVTAALRASWCRETCDPGDVTDWTPANPARGQCGPTALVLHDLYGGDLLLAEVLLPDGSRQGVHWWNRLPDGREVDLTLDQFAPTEVVQAPRVVARPEGLPRYGAEQYLRLRSAVLTRLGQVSGDGPRASAG; this is translated from the coding sequence GTGCCGACGCTCGACGAGGTGACCGCCGCTCTCCGCGCCTCCTGGTGCCGGGAGACCTGCGACCCCGGTGACGTCACCGACTGGACGCCGGCGAACCCGGCGCGCGGCCAGTGCGGCCCGACCGCGCTGGTCCTGCACGACCTCTACGGCGGGGACCTGCTGCTCGCGGAGGTGCTGCTGCCCGACGGGTCGCGGCAGGGCGTGCACTGGTGGAACCGGCTGCCGGACGGCCGGGAGGTCGACCTCACCCTCGACCAGTTCGCGCCCACCGAGGTGGTGCAGGCGCCCCGGGTCGTCGCCCGTCCCGAGGGCCTGCCCCGATACGGCGCCGAGCAGTACCTCCGGCTGCGCTCGGCGGTCCTGACCCGCCTGGGACAGGTGTCCGGCGACGGCCCCCGGGCCTCCGCCGGCTGA
- a CDS encoding TetR/AcrR family transcriptional regulator, with translation MTEGKRVYRSDLRQEQARRTRVQVLEAATRCFLERGYAATTMREVAEAAGVSVPTVFAQGGKAALLLACVDRALVGTDDDRAVRELGPFADLLAAADRSTRLAALHRLASESAAGTLAMQDAFAAAAAADPEVAAPYAEYERRRRADMTLLVRAFADDLRADLDPESAVDVVWSVFSPQTQSRLIRGCGWTPQRYADWLPGAVERLLLR, from the coding sequence GTGACCGAGGGCAAGAGGGTCTACCGCTCCGATCTGCGCCAGGAGCAGGCCCGCCGCACCCGCGTCCAGGTGCTGGAGGCGGCCACCCGCTGCTTCCTCGAGCGGGGCTACGCGGCGACGACCATGCGGGAGGTCGCCGAGGCGGCCGGCGTCTCGGTCCCCACCGTCTTCGCCCAGGGCGGGAAGGCCGCGCTGCTGCTCGCCTGCGTCGACCGGGCGCTGGTGGGCACCGACGACGACCGCGCCGTGCGGGAGCTCGGCCCGTTCGCCGACCTGCTCGCGGCGGCCGACCGGTCCACCCGGCTGGCCGCCCTGCACCGGCTGGCGTCGGAGAGCGCGGCGGGCACCCTGGCGATGCAGGACGCCTTCGCGGCCGCGGCCGCGGCCGATCCCGAGGTCGCCGCCCCCTACGCCGAGTACGAGCGACGGCGGCGTGCCGACATGACCCTGCTCGTGCGCGCCTTCGCCGACGACCTGCGCGCCGACCTCGACCCGGAGTCCGCCGTCGACGTCGTCTGGTCCGTCTTCTCCCCGCAGACGCAGTCACGGCTGATCCGCGGGTGCGGCTGGACCCCGCAGCGCTACGCCGACTGGCTGCCCGGCGCGGTCGAGCGGCTGCTGCTGCGGTGA
- a CDS encoding nitroreductase/quinone reductase family protein, translated as MTATTTTTTATTTATTTLSRADRAATVLSRRVAALHTALLRRTGGRLGNRFRGGDVVLVTCRGRVSGLPRTTPLLHVRDGADLVVAASNGGIDTEPQWWLNLRADPRGEVEVRGRRWAVTAAEVDDADRPRLWAALMARCDAYDGYQARVSRRIAVVRLSPVAG; from the coding sequence GTGACCGCGACGACGACCACGACGACCGCGACGACCACGGCGACCACGACCCTGTCCCGCGCCGACCGCGCGGCCACGGTCCTGTCCCGGCGGGTGGCGGCGCTGCACACCGCGCTGCTGCGCCGCACCGGCGGCCGGCTGGGCAACCGGTTCCGTGGCGGCGACGTCGTCCTGGTGACCTGCCGCGGGCGGGTGTCCGGGCTGCCGCGCACCACGCCGCTGCTCCACGTGCGCGACGGCGCCGACCTGGTGGTCGCGGCGTCCAACGGCGGCATCGACACCGAGCCGCAGTGGTGGCTGAACCTGCGGGCCGACCCGCGCGGGGAGGTCGAGGTGCGCGGCCGGCGCTGGGCGGTCACCGCCGCCGAGGTGGACGACGCCGACCGGCCCCGCCTGTGGGCGGCGCTGATGGCCCGGTGCGACGCCTACGACGGCTACCAGGCCAGGGTCTCCCGGCGGATCGCGGTGGTGCGGCTCTCGCCGGTCGCCGGCTGA
- a CDS encoding hemerythrin domain-containing protein — translation MTTTSARPVQVRLEGQAAAPDGPIDLVGMFVMHRGFRRDLEAFAAVVPTVAPTDRARWRGLSRRFARFARYLHAHHSGEDAGLWPLLAERGADAAVLDALEAEHAGIDPALAAVTAGLAALAAGRGDEATRAELAAQTAALRDGLATHLAHEESDGMEQVQRHLTPADWDRLEREVFAKEYRPHEMLGALGWTVSAIPDEVVDRLPVPHPAMLAVARFLGRRAARADARLFGTAR, via the coding sequence GTGACCACCACCTCCGCTCGCCCCGTACAGGTCCGCCTGGAGGGCCAGGCCGCCGCGCCCGACGGCCCGATCGACCTCGTGGGCATGTTCGTCATGCACCGCGGCTTCCGGCGCGACTTGGAGGCCTTCGCCGCGGTCGTCCCGACGGTCGCGCCGACCGACCGCGCCCGCTGGCGCGGGCTGTCCCGCCGCTTCGCGCGCTTCGCCCGCTACCTGCACGCGCACCACTCCGGCGAGGACGCGGGGCTGTGGCCGCTGCTCGCCGAGCGGGGCGCGGACGCCGCCGTCCTCGACGCGCTGGAGGCCGAGCACGCCGGCATCGACCCCGCGCTCGCCGCGGTCACCGCGGGGCTGGCGGCGCTGGCCGCCGGGCGCGGCGACGAGGCCACCCGGGCGGAGCTCGCCGCGCAGACCGCCGCGCTGCGCGACGGGCTGGCCACGCACCTCGCGCACGAGGAGAGCGACGGCATGGAGCAGGTGCAGCGGCACCTCACCCCGGCCGACTGGGACCGGCTCGAGCGCGAGGTGTTCGCGAAGGAGTACCGCCCGCACGAGATGCTCGGCGCCCTCGGCTGGACGGTGTCGGCGATCCCCGACGAGGTGGTCGACCGCCTGCCGGTGCCGCACCCGGCGATGCTCGCCGTCGCCCGCTTCCTCGGCCGCCGCGCCGCCCGTGCCGACGCGCGCCTGTTCGGGACCGCCCGGTGA
- a CDS encoding precorrin-2 C(20)-methyltransferase has translation MTGRLYGVGLGPGDPELVTVKAARLIGAADVVAFHAARHGRSVARALAAPYLREGQVEELLVYPVTTETPDHPGGYQGAIDEFYEAAAARLAAHLDAGRDVVVLAEGDPFFYGSYMHMHKRLAHRYPTEVVPGVTSVSGAAAVVGRPLVERDEVLTVLPGTLPAEELAEWLATTDSAAVVKLGRTFGRVREAFDAAGVLDRALYVERATTDRQRVAPLADVDPDTVPYFSLALLPSPLTGPGNPPVAEEPAVRVGEVVVVGLGPGARGWTTPEVADALACADDLVGYGPYLDRVPANPRQTRHPSDNRVEAERAAHALELARSGRRVAVVSSGDPGVFAMAAAVLEVAARPEHAGVRVRVLPGLTAAQAVASRVGAPLGHDFAVISLSDVLKPLDVVLDRLRSAAAADLVLALYNPRSRARPHQLAKALDVLREVREPETVLVVGRDVGGPEEEVRVTTLGDLDPETVDMRCLLIVGSSQTRVAPSGQVYTPRRHPG, from the coding sequence GTGACCGGGCGGCTGTACGGCGTCGGGCTGGGGCCCGGCGACCCCGAGCTGGTCACGGTCAAGGCCGCCCGGCTGATCGGCGCCGCCGACGTCGTCGCCTTCCACGCCGCGCGGCACGGCCGCTCGGTGGCCCGCGCGCTGGCCGCGCCCTACCTGCGCGAGGGGCAGGTCGAGGAGCTGCTGGTCTACCCGGTGACCACCGAGACCCCCGACCACCCCGGCGGCTACCAGGGCGCCATCGACGAGTTCTACGAGGCCGCCGCCGCCCGGCTGGCCGCGCACCTCGACGCCGGCCGCGACGTCGTCGTGCTCGCCGAGGGGGACCCGTTCTTCTACGGCTCCTACATGCACATGCACAAGCGGCTCGCGCACCGCTACCCGACCGAGGTGGTGCCCGGCGTGACCAGCGTCAGCGGCGCCGCGGCGGTGGTCGGGCGGCCGCTGGTGGAGCGCGACGAGGTGCTCACCGTGCTGCCCGGCACCCTGCCCGCCGAGGAGCTGGCCGAGTGGCTGGCCACCACCGACTCCGCCGCGGTGGTGAAGCTCGGCCGCACCTTCGGCCGGGTGCGCGAGGCGTTCGACGCCGCCGGCGTCCTCGACCGCGCGCTCTACGTGGAGCGGGCCACCACCGACCGGCAGCGGGTCGCCCCGCTGGCCGACGTCGACCCGGACACCGTGCCGTACTTCTCGCTGGCGCTGCTGCCCTCGCCGCTCACCGGGCCGGGGAACCCGCCCGTCGCGGAGGAGCCCGCGGTGCGGGTCGGCGAGGTGGTCGTCGTGGGCCTCGGCCCCGGCGCGCGGGGGTGGACGACGCCGGAGGTCGCCGACGCCCTCGCCTGCGCCGACGACCTGGTGGGCTACGGCCCCTACCTCGACCGCGTGCCGGCCAACCCGCGCCAGACCCGGCACCCCAGCGACAACCGGGTGGAGGCCGAGCGGGCCGCGCACGCCCTGGAGCTGGCCCGGTCCGGACGGCGGGTCGCGGTCGTCTCCAGCGGCGACCCCGGCGTCTTCGCGATGGCCGCCGCGGTGCTCGAGGTGGCCGCCCGGCCCGAGCACGCCGGCGTGCGGGTGCGGGTGCTGCCCGGGCTGACCGCGGCGCAGGCCGTGGCCTCCCGCGTCGGTGCGCCGCTGGGCCACGACTTCGCCGTGATCAGCCTCTCCGACGTGCTGAAGCCGCTCGACGTCGTCCTCGACCGGCTGCGGTCGGCGGCGGCGGCCGACCTGGTCCTCGCCCTCTACAACCCGCGGTCGAGGGCGCGCCCGCACCAGCTGGCCAAGGCCCTCGACGTGCTGCGCGAGGTGCGCGAGCCGGAGACGGTGCTCGTCGTCGGCCGCGACGTCGGCGGGCCGGAGGAGGAGGTCCGGGTGACCACGCTCGGCGACCTCGACCCGGAGACGGTGGACATGCGGTGCCTGCTGATCGTCGGGTCCTCCCAGACCCGGGTGGCGCCGTCCGGGCAGGTGTACACGCCGCGGCGCCATCCCGGCTGA
- a CDS encoding pyridoxal-phosphate dependent enzyme: protein MTVPFSSWPTPLHPAPRLSAALGLAPGDLAVKRDDLTDLGGGNKVRKLEHLVAEALAAGATVLVTSGGVQSNHARMTAAAAARLGLRAVLVLGGTPAADRPGNLALDAALGARVVVVPDPAGVGERVASVVEELRADGEVPAVLPLGGSSVTGARGYLACAAELQEQAPGARHVVVAVGSGGTMAGLVAGLGADRVLGVDVGAVPDPAERVAGLVTALGGSPGALRLRRDQVGDGYGARTDAAVTALGTAARTEALLLDPVYTAKALAGLAAAVADGSVRPGEPTVFVHTGGLPGLFGHPLAAELAAGVLAPS from the coding sequence GTGACCGTCCCCTTCTCGTCCTGGCCCACCCCGCTGCACCCGGCGCCGCGGCTGTCCGCGGCGCTGGGTCTCGCGCCCGGCGACCTCGCCGTCAAGCGCGACGACCTCACCGACCTCGGCGGCGGCAACAAGGTGCGCAAGCTCGAGCACCTGGTCGCCGAGGCGCTGGCCGCCGGTGCCACCGTCCTGGTCACCTCGGGCGGCGTGCAGAGCAACCACGCGCGGATGACCGCCGCGGCCGCCGCCCGGCTGGGCCTGCGCGCCGTCCTCGTCCTCGGCGGGACCCCTGCTGCGGACCGGCCCGGCAACCTCGCCCTCGACGCGGCGCTCGGCGCCCGCGTCGTCGTGGTGCCCGACCCGGCCGGCGTCGGGGAGCGGGTGGCATCGGTCGTGGAGGAGCTGCGGGCCGACGGCGAGGTGCCCGCCGTCCTGCCGCTCGGCGGCTCGTCGGTGACCGGCGCACGCGGCTACCTCGCCTGCGCGGCCGAGCTGCAGGAGCAGGCGCCCGGTGCGCGGCACGTCGTCGTCGCGGTCGGCTCGGGCGGCACGATGGCCGGGCTGGTCGCCGGGCTCGGCGCGGACCGGGTGCTCGGCGTGGACGTCGGCGCCGTGCCCGACCCGGCCGAGCGGGTGGCCGGCCTGGTGACGGCGCTCGGCGGGTCGCCCGGGGCGCTGCGGCTGCGCCGGGACCAGGTGGGCGACGGGTACGGCGCCCGTACCGACGCCGCGGTCACCGCGCTGGGCACCGCCGCCCGCACCGAGGCGCTGCTGCTCGACCCCGTCTACACCGCCAAGGCGCTGGCCGGGCTCGCCGCCGCGGTGGCCGACGGCTCGGTCCGGCCCGGCGAGCCGACGGTGTTCGTGCACACCGGCGGGCTGCCGGGGCTCTTCGGGCACCCGCTGGCCGCCGAGCTGGCCGCCGGGGTCCTGGCGCCGTCGTAG
- a CDS encoding glucose-1-phosphate adenylyltransferase family protein, with amino-acid sequence MALPRLLVLVLAGGAGGRLQLLTEHRAKPAVPFAGVYRLIDFPLSNCQHSGIPDVWVSIQQHPTSLADHLANGRPWDLDRTSGGLMTLPPFQGTERGGWNTGTANSLWRQAELIRGFGADALVVVSSDAVYELDYREVAEAHLQSGAEVTMVTTEVAADDAARYGIVEVDGDRVTGYAYKPDEPATTTATNEVFVFTPGPTLDRLEQLRSEVGEEGLEDLGSHLLPAQTRDGLARAYPLEGYWRDVGTVESYWEAHQEFLSEEPPIDLDDPAWPIHTRGGRHSAARVLDDGQIENSLLSGGTRVSGDVRGSVISPGVVVEAGATVVDSVLLPGVRVRSGATVTRSVVDDRVDVGRGATVGGEGDVTLVGRAVAVAEGTEVAAGARYPED; translated from the coding sequence ATGGCCCTTCCCCGTCTGCTCGTCCTCGTGCTGGCCGGTGGCGCCGGTGGCCGCCTCCAGCTGCTCACCGAGCACCGCGCCAAGCCCGCCGTCCCCTTCGCCGGCGTCTACCGGCTGATCGACTTCCCGCTGAGCAACTGCCAGCACTCCGGGATCCCCGACGTGTGGGTGTCGATCCAGCAGCACCCGACGTCACTGGCCGACCACCTGGCCAACGGCCGGCCGTGGGACCTCGACCGCACCAGCGGGGGGCTGATGACCCTGCCGCCGTTCCAGGGGACCGAGCGGGGCGGGTGGAACACCGGGACGGCGAACTCGCTGTGGCGCCAGGCCGAGCTCATCCGCGGGTTCGGCGCCGACGCGCTGGTGGTGGTCAGCTCCGACGCCGTCTACGAGCTCGACTACCGGGAGGTCGCCGAGGCGCACCTGCAGTCGGGGGCCGAGGTGACGATGGTGACCACCGAGGTCGCCGCCGACGACGCCGCCCGCTACGGCATCGTCGAGGTCGACGGCGACCGGGTCACCGGCTACGCCTACAAGCCCGACGAGCCGGCGACCACCACGGCCACCAACGAGGTGTTCGTGTTCACCCCCGGCCCCACGCTCGACCGGCTCGAGCAGCTGCGGTCGGAGGTGGGCGAGGAGGGGCTCGAGGACCTCGGCAGCCACCTGCTGCCCGCCCAGACGCGCGACGGGCTGGCCCGGGCGTACCCGCTGGAGGGCTACTGGCGCGACGTCGGCACGGTCGAGTCGTACTGGGAGGCCCACCAGGAGTTCCTGTCCGAGGAGCCGCCGATCGACCTCGACGACCCCGCGTGGCCGATCCACACCCGCGGCGGCCGGCACAGCGCGGCGCGGGTGCTCGACGACGGCCAGATCGAGAACAGCCTGCTCTCCGGCGGTACCCGGGTCTCCGGCGACGTGCGCGGCTCGGTGATCTCGCCGGGCGTGGTGGTGGAGGCCGGGGCGACCGTCGTCGACTCGGTGCTGCTGCCCGGCGTGCGGGTGCGCTCGGGGGCGACGGTGACCCGCTCGGTGGTCGACGACCGGGTCGACGTCGGCCGGGGCGCCACCGTGGGCGGCGAGGGGGACGTCACGCTGGTCGGCCGGGCGGTGGCCGTCGCCGAGGGCACCGAGGTCGCCGCGGGCGCGCGCTACCCGGAGGACTGA
- a CDS encoding tetratricopeptide repeat protein: MIQPFETDLHSEYLRADLFFSMGQPVEAARVLEPLVAAEPGNEAALELLARSYFGSAQLQRAEDALRRLVELAPADGWARRALARTLERQSRHDDALAHHRVADALGAD; the protein is encoded by the coding sequence GTGATCCAGCCGTTCGAGACCGACCTGCACTCCGAGTACCTGCGCGCCGACCTGTTCTTCTCGATGGGGCAGCCCGTCGAGGCCGCGCGCGTCCTGGAGCCGCTCGTGGCGGCCGAGCCGGGCAACGAGGCCGCGCTGGAGCTCCTGGCGCGCAGCTACTTCGGCTCGGCCCAGCTGCAGCGGGCGGAGGACGCGCTGCGGCGGCTGGTCGAGCTGGCCCCCGCCGACGGGTGGGCGCGCCGGGCGCTGGCGCGCACGCTGGAGCGGCAGAGCCGGCACGACGACGCCCTCGCGCACCACCGGGTGGCCGACGCCCTCGGCGCCGACTGA
- a CDS encoding DUF4383 domain-containing protein: MALSLHRHRTADRAPATTRPQTPPRAPEEPGHRVLVVHRTGAFVVAGIIAVFGVLGLANGLDFFSTDGERVLGLSSNGLLSTISLVTAAVLVFSAFRSPRTASTVMIVIGVLFLVSALANLAVLNTELNFLAFGLSNVGFSVVAGLVLLFVGAYGRVSGNLPPDSPYARERDDDGVSPVSPDEYPSTPAEFAAERAMREAEVAVVQHVASFEQRRRVDAMSKVQTRKERREVWMSFDRARRDA, from the coding sequence ATGGCCCTGTCGCTGCACCGCCACCGGACCGCCGACCGCGCACCGGCGACCACCCGTCCGCAGACCCCGCCGCGCGCGCCGGAGGAACCCGGCCACCGCGTCCTCGTCGTCCACCGCACCGGCGCGTTCGTCGTCGCCGGCATCATCGCCGTCTTCGGCGTCCTCGGGCTCGCCAACGGCCTGGACTTCTTCTCCACCGACGGCGAGCGCGTCCTCGGGTTGTCCTCCAACGGCCTGCTGTCGACCATCTCGCTGGTCACCGCGGCGGTGCTGGTCTTCTCCGCCTTCCGCAGCCCGCGCACGGCGTCCACCGTGATGATCGTCATCGGCGTGCTGTTCCTGGTGTCGGCGCTGGCCAACCTGGCGGTGCTCAACACCGAGCTGAACTTCCTGGCCTTCGGCCTGAGCAACGTCGGCTTCTCCGTCGTCGCCGGGCTCGTGCTGCTCTTCGTCGGCGCCTACGGCCGGGTGAGCGGCAACCTGCCGCCCGACAGCCCCTATGCCCGGGAGCGTGACGACGACGGGGTGTCGCCGGTCTCGCCCGACGAGTACCCCTCGACGCCGGCCGAGTTCGCCGCCGAGCGGGCCATGCGCGAGGCCGAGGTCGCCGTCGTCCAGCACGTGGCGTCCTTCGAGCAGCGCCGCCGGGTCGACGCGATGTCGAAGGTGCAGACCCGCAAGGAGCGCCGCGAGGTCTGGATGTCCTTCGACCGCGCCCGCCGCGACGCCTGA
- a CDS encoding precorrin-8X methylmutase translates to MYEYEKDGAEIYRQSFATIRAEADLTGLPEDLARVVVRMIHACGQVDLAADVAAGPDVVRRAREALDAGAPVLCDAQMVASGVTRRRLPKDNDVVCTLDDPRVAGLAADLGTTRTAAALELWRDRLGGAVVAIGNAPTALFHLLEMVAAGAPRPAAVLGIPVGFIGAAESKEALAASDLDFLVVRGRRGGSAITAAAVNAIASDVE, encoded by the coding sequence ATGTACGAGTACGAGAAGGACGGCGCCGAGATCTACCGGCAGTCGTTCGCGACGATCCGCGCCGAGGCGGATCTCACCGGCCTGCCCGAGGACCTCGCGCGGGTGGTGGTCCGCATGATCCACGCCTGCGGCCAGGTCGACCTGGCCGCCGACGTCGCGGCCGGCCCCGACGTCGTCCGGCGTGCCCGCGAGGCCCTCGACGCCGGCGCCCCGGTGCTGTGCGACGCGCAGATGGTCGCCTCGGGCGTCACCCGGCGCCGGCTGCCCAAGGACAACGACGTCGTCTGCACCTTGGACGACCCGCGGGTCGCGGGCCTGGCCGCCGACCTCGGCACCACCCGCACCGCCGCGGCGCTGGAGCTGTGGCGCGACCGGCTCGGCGGCGCCGTGGTGGCCATCGGCAACGCGCCCACCGCGCTGTTCCACCTGCTCGAGATGGTCGCCGCCGGCGCCCCGCGCCCGGCCGCCGTCCTCGGGATCCCGGTCGGCTTCATCGGCGCCGCGGAGTCCAAGGAGGCGCTCGCCGCCTCCGACCTGGACTTCCTCGTGGTGCGCGGCCGGCGGGGCGGCAGCGCGATCACCGCGGCGGCCGTCAACGCGATCGCGAGCGACGTCGAGTGA
- the cobG gene encoding precorrin-3B synthase: MTTARLRPDACPGALQTHPAADGELARVRVTGGLLTAVQLRALAAAARDLGDGALEMTSRGNLQLRGLAPGAARDLGDRLAAAGLLPSETHERVRNVLASALSGRAGGLLDARPWVAALDAGLCADPALAALPGRYLATLDDGRGDVSGLGGDVGLLALSPSSVALLLAGEDSGLRAGPSDAVGLLLAATRAFLAERDARGGTAWRLAELDDGVARVAARLDGARSAPVAVPPAPDTGPVGAETQADGRTALVGVVPLGRVTAGQADLLASLTGEVQLTPWRSVVVPDLAEDRVDDAAVDLHRTGMVFDAASPWVRVTSCAGRPGCARSRADVRADAAAAVASGAVPEGSRVHWAGCERRCGRPRGDVLDVVATPAGYRVAQSSG; encoded by the coding sequence ATGACCACCGCCCGACTCCGCCCCGACGCCTGCCCCGGCGCCCTCCAGACGCACCCCGCCGCCGACGGGGAGCTCGCCCGCGTGCGGGTGACCGGCGGCCTGCTGACCGCCGTGCAGCTGCGCGCGCTCGCCGCCGCGGCGCGCGACCTCGGCGACGGCGCGCTGGAGATGACCAGCCGGGGCAACCTGCAGCTGCGCGGCCTGGCGCCCGGCGCCGCCCGCGACCTCGGCGACCGGCTGGCCGCGGCCGGCCTGCTGCCCAGCGAGACGCACGAGCGGGTGCGCAACGTGCTGGCCAGTGCGCTCAGCGGCCGCGCCGGGGGGCTGCTCGACGCCCGCCCGTGGGTGGCCGCGCTCGACGCCGGCCTGTGCGCCGACCCCGCCCTGGCCGCGCTGCCCGGCCGCTACCTCGCCACGCTCGACGACGGCCGCGGCGACGTGTCCGGCCTCGGCGGCGACGTCGGCCTGCTCGCGCTGTCGCCGTCGTCGGTGGCGCTGCTGCTCGCCGGCGAGGACAGCGGGCTGCGCGCCGGCCCCTCCGACGCCGTCGGCCTGCTGCTGGCCGCCACCCGCGCGTTCCTCGCCGAGCGCGACGCCCGGGGCGGCACCGCCTGGCGGCTGGCCGAGCTCGACGACGGCGTCGCCCGCGTCGCGGCGCGGCTGGACGGTGCCCGCTCCGCGCCGGTCGCCGTCCCGCCCGCGCCGGACACCGGCCCGGTCGGCGCGGAGACCCAGGCCGACGGGCGGACGGCGCTCGTCGGCGTCGTCCCGCTCGGCCGGGTCACCGCCGGCCAGGCCGACCTGCTCGCCTCGCTCACCGGGGAGGTCCAGCTGACGCCGTGGCGCAGCGTCGTGGTGCCCGACCTCGCCGAGGACCGCGTGGACGACGCCGCCGTCGACCTCCACCGCACCGGGATGGTGTTCGACGCCGCCAGCCCGTGGGTGCGGGTGACCTCGTGCGCCGGCCGGCCCGGGTGTGCGAGGTCGCGGGCCGACGTGCGCGCCGACGCCGCCGCCGCGGTCGCGTCCGGGGCGGTGCCCGAGGGCTCCCGCGTGCACTGGGCCGGGTGCGAGCGCCGCTGCGGCCGGCCGCGCGGCGACGTCCTCGACGTCGTCGCCACACCGGCCGGCTACCGCGTCGCTCAGTCCTCCGGGTAG
- a CDS encoding ABC transporter ATP-binding protein, whose translation MEMTAWSALSRATHARDERRGISRATLRRVMTYARPHRGRIAAFVTVGVVEAVLAVATPLLAGRVVDTIVGGGSASTVVGLAVLIAGLALAGTALGLLGRWLSSTLGEGLILDLRTAVFDHVQRMPVAFFTRTRTGALVSRLDNDVLGAQRAFSDTLSGIVSNTVTLLLALAAMLTLSWQVTVLALLLLPVFLLPARRIGRQLAGLQRVAAESNAAMTGQTTERFSAPGATLVKLYGRPDAESARFAARARAVRDVGVRTAMVQWAFISALTLVSALALALVYGLGGTYALAGSLDPGAVVALALLLTRLYAPLTALASARVDVASAVVSFERVFEVLDLVPLVRERPDAREVPDGPVSVELDGVTFAYPSADRVSLASLEDVARLDGRGGVDVLHDVSFAVQPGQVVALVGSSGAGKSTIASLVPRLYDADAGAVRLGGVDVRDLTAASIRRTVGVVTQDGHLFHESLRDNLLLAAPEATDDDLWDALARARLADLVRALPDGLDTVVGERGYRFSGGERQRLTIARLLLARPRVVLLDEATAHLDATSEAAVQEALDEALEGRTAIVIAHRLSTVRAADCILVLEGGRVVERGRHEDLLALGGRYAELYRTQFGRPVAVA comes from the coding sequence ATGGAGATGACGGCGTGGTCGGCGCTCTCGCGGGCCACGCACGCCCGCGACGAGCGGCGCGGGATCTCCCGCGCCACCCTGCGGCGGGTGATGACGTACGCGCGGCCACACCGCGGTCGCATCGCCGCCTTCGTGACGGTCGGCGTGGTCGAGGCGGTGCTCGCGGTGGCCACCCCGCTGCTGGCGGGCCGGGTGGTGGACACGATCGTCGGCGGCGGGAGCGCCTCCACCGTCGTCGGCCTGGCCGTGCTGATCGCCGGGCTCGCCCTCGCCGGGACGGCACTGGGCCTGCTCGGCCGGTGGCTGTCGTCCACGCTCGGCGAGGGGCTGATCCTCGACCTGCGCACCGCCGTCTTCGACCACGTGCAGCGGATGCCGGTCGCCTTCTTCACCCGGACCCGCACCGGCGCGCTGGTGTCCCGCCTGGACAACGACGTCCTCGGGGCCCAGCGCGCCTTCAGCGACACCCTGTCCGGGATCGTCAGCAACACCGTCACGCTGCTGCTCGCGCTCGCGGCGATGCTGACGCTGTCCTGGCAGGTCACCGTCCTCGCGCTGCTCCTGCTGCCGGTGTTCCTGCTCCCGGCGCGCCGCATCGGCCGGCAGCTGGCCGGCCTGCAGCGCGTGGCCGCGGAGTCCAACGCGGCGATGACCGGTCAGACGACGGAGCGCTTCTCCGCGCCCGGCGCGACGCTGGTCAAGCTCTACGGCCGTCCCGACGCCGAGTCGGCCCGGTTCGCCGCCCGGGCGCGCGCGGTCCGCGACGTCGGCGTGCGGACGGCGATGGTGCAGTGGGCGTTCATCAGCGCGCTCACGCTGGTGTCGGCGCTGGCGCTCGCGCTGGTCTACGGCCTGGGCGGCACCTACGCGCTGGCCGGCTCGCTCGACCCGGGCGCCGTCGTCGCGCTGGCCCTGCTGCTCACCCGGCTGTACGCGCCGCTGACCGCGCTGGCCAGCGCCCGGGTCGACGTCGCCTCGGCCGTCGTCAGCTTCGAGCGGGTCTTCGAGGTGCTCGACCTCGTGCCCCTGGTCCGGGAGCGCCCGGACGCCCGCGAGGTCCCCGACGGGCCGGTGTCGGTGGAGCTCGACGGCGTCACCTTCGCCTACCCGTCGGCCGACCGGGTCTCGCTGGCGTCGCTGGAGGACGTGGCCCGGCTCGACGGCCGGGGCGGCGTCGACGTGCTGCACGACGTGTCCTTCGCCGTGCAGCCGGGCCAGGTCGTCGCGCTGGTCGGGTCCTCGGGCGCCGGCAAGTCGACGATCGCCTCGCTGGTGCCGCGGCTCTACGACGCCGACGCCGGTGCCGTGCGGCTGGGCGGGGTCGACGTGCGCGACCTGACCGCCGCCTCGATCCGGCGCACGGTCGGCGTGGTGACCCAGGACGGGCACCTGTTCCACGAGTCGCTGCGGGACAACCTGCTGCTGGCCGCACCGGAGGCGACCGACGACGACCTGTGGGACGCCCTCGCCCGCGCCCGGCTGGCCGACCTCGTCCGCGCGCTGCCCGACGGGCTGGACACCGTGGTGGGCGAGCGCGGCTACCGGTTCTCCGGCGGCGAGCGGCAGCGGCTGACCATCGCCCGGCTGCTGCTGGCCCGCCCGCGCGTGGTGCTGCTCGACGAGGCGACCGCCCACCTCGACGCGACGAGCGAGGCCGCGGTGCAGGAGGCCCTCGACGAGGCGCTGGAGGGGCGGACGGCGATCGTCATCGCGCACCGGCTGTCGACCGTGCGCGCCGCCGACTGCATCCTCGTGCTGGAGGGCGGCCGGGTGGTCGAGCGCGGCCGCCACGAGGACCTGCTGGCCCTCGGCGGGCGCTACGCCGAGCTGTACCGCACCCAGTTCGGCCGGCCGGTGGCCGTGGCGTAG